The Candidatus Poribacteria bacterium genome segment CGCACAAAAAGTATACCCGCTTGCCGACCTGACGAAGTTAGTCATTGCTGGAAATTGAATCAACCAATGGTCTAAAATTTATGCTTTACGTTTTACGCATTACGCATTAAAAAAAGGAGATAAAAAATGAAGCAAAAATTAGTTCTGTTTATCAGTTTTGTGCTAGCAGTCGGTATCCTCACTGGCTGCGCCGAGAAAGAAGATAGAAACATCCTTGAAGCACGCGCAGCAATTGCGAAAGTGGATTACGCTGCCGCTCGGAGTGCCATAGAGACCGCGCCCAATCTTCCAGAAACGCAATCACTGCGAGCGTTACTTCAGCTACATAACGCTTCAGGATGGAGTACAGATGCCGCTGCTTGGCACGGAACCATCCAAAAGGTTGGTGACTATTTACAGCCACTCAATACGGATGTAAAAACATTGGAGACGCAGGAAGATCCGGACTCCGACGATCTCGATCGCTTAGAACGCCTCATCCGGTCCAGAAATTCGATTGCGGGTCTCCTTGCGAATGGGCTCGCTGCAGCCGCTGAAAAAAGTGCCAACCTCCCTTCAGAACTGGTCAATCAGCCTGACTCTGCTGCCATCATAGGACTCTTGGAGGCTGAGAAATGCTTTGACCCGATGGCTAGCGGTGCGGCAATGATGCTAATTCAGAAACTCGGCAATACACCGACAGTTTCTGGCTTGTTGATCAGCGCGACGCAGCACCCGGATGCCGATATTAGAAAGGGAGCCGTCAGGCATTTGGGGGATCTGGAAGACCCGAAACTAATTCCCACATTTGAATCGATCCTGAAAAATAAGAACGAATCTCCCTATGTGCTTTACAACGTAATCGTTGCACTGGAGAGGCTTAGGGAGGAACCAATCGTACCTGCCCTCAAACTAGCGACGCAGACCAATGCCGGGCAGGTGCGGATGCATGCAGCAAAATTAATTGGCCAACTCAAAGCGGAGGAAGCAATCCCCTCACTAATTCACCTGTTGGCGGACCTAGATGCTAATGTTAGACTTGCATCGATTAATGCACTGACAGAGATTGGTAATGTATCTATCGCACCTCTAATTGAAGTGCTCGACTCCGGTGCCCAGAATGTCCTTCCAGATGAGAATTCAACTGAGTTTCTCCAACTGACATCGGAGTACCAATACCTCGCAAACGCGTATATTGACCCAACTCGGCGTAAAAACCATCGCATTAACACACAAGCTGCCGCAGCACAGGCGCTCGGTGCATTAAAAGCCGAAGAGGCAATTCCCCGCCTGATTAGCTTACTCGATAATGATGATCTACGTGTGAGTGCAGGTGCTGCGTTACAAGCGATGAAGGGAGTTGCCATTCCGGGGCTTGTCGATGCCTTGAAGGATCCGAGGGATGATGTCAGGATTCGGAGCGCAGAGGTGCTAACGGGTATCGTCGATTTACGTTCGGTGGACGGCCTTAGTGAGGCGTTAATGACCGATGCTCGAAAAGATGTGAGAGCAGCAGCAGCCAAAACACTTGGTGTGTTAAGGGGACGTGGTACAGATAACATCGCACGTGATGCGCTGATTCAGGGACTGAAGCTGGATGACACAACCGCCGCCAATGCTGCCACCGCGCTCGGTGAAATCCAAATTGGTACTGATGAAGCAATTCAAGAACTGATTACAATGGCAATGGATAAGCGAGGGCGTGAAACCGTGCGGAATGCTGCGCTGTCCGCATTGACGAGACTCGCCGCTGCCCAAGCGGTGCAGCCGATGTTGCTCTTAATGTTGAGCGATGAAACTAGCCCTGCCCTCCGCAAAAGTGCTGTGGCTGCTTTGGGAGAAATCAAGGCGCCAGAATCCGTTCCCGCACTTGTGTGGGTTTTGGGGACACGCTATGAGGATATCAAAGACTTCCAAAGACACCTGAAAAGGCAGTACAACACCCTTGCACGACTGAAGGAAGCCATCACCAACTTAGGGGTTGAGTGGACGGGGGAGTATGCTCCACCCGACTACCGGACGTGGGGTGAGCTCAAACCAATTCCGAGTCTTGTTCGTAGTGAAGTTGCGCTCTCACTTGGCAAAATCAAAGGCGATGCAGTTGTGCAGCCGTTGATTGATGCGCTCAAAGAGGATGAACGCGCTGCTGTGCGTAAAAGTGCTGCCTTTGCTCTGGGAGATGTTGGAGGTGCACTGGTCGTCGATCCCTTGATCGAAGCACTTAGGAACGACAAACAAGGGATTGTACGTCAAGAAGCTGCAGTCGCTCTGGGTAAAATCAAAGGCGACAAAGTGATAGATCCTTTACTGACGACGCTGAAAAGAGATAAGTTTGAGGGAGCGCGCAAACAAGCAGCCATCGCGCTACGTGAGTTGCCGGCTGAACTTGCTGATGATGGACTAGTTGATGTTCTGAAAAAAGGATGGGGAACGTTTGAAGAAAAACAGGAAGTCCTATCTGTTCAGACTGAGGTGATTACATCCTTAACCAAACTTGGTAGAGCGGTGACAGCGAAATCTATTATAAATGCACTCAAATCCGTGGAGGATGACTGGACCCGATGGAAATTGGTGTTTGCGCTAGGCAGGCTTGAAGAAAACGAGGATTCACCTGTGGATGCAATGATTGCTGAGTTGGAACACCCAAACTATGTTGTTCGCAAGGAAGCAGTGCTTGGGCTTGGACTCAGCAAAGATCGGAAATCCCTTGAAATATTGACCCAAATCCTTGAGGGCAAAAATGAGTACAAGTCTATCCGTGCGAGTGCCGCAACAGCACTCGGTACGCTGCTTGATGAACGCGCAGCCCCATCACTCCTCGCTGCCTTAGATGACAAGCATATCGAAGTCCGAGCACAGGCTGTTACTGCGTTAGGTGCTATCAGAGAAGCTAGGGCAATCGATAAACTGGTTCAACTGTTTTACGCTCCTCTCGAAGATAAAACCGTAAAGGCCGCTTGCGTGACCGCACTTGGATTAATCGGAGGCGAAAAAGCCGAAGCGGTGCTTCTCGATATTTTGGAAACAGATACGGAAAGAGGAGATATTTTCACGAACGCGGTCACAGGACTCGGTGAGTTGAAGAGCACAAAAGCTGTGCCCGCACTGATTGAAATCCTCGAAGACCAAAGCCTAGAACTGGATGCCCGTTGGGATGCACTTGCGAAGCTTTCCGCTCGCGTGAAAGCCGCCATAGCACTTGCCAACATTAAAGACCAACGTGCTGCGGAAGCATTTGGAAGACGGCTCGTCGACGAATCCGAATATGTCATTGCGATAGTAGACAAAGATGGCAAAAAAATTCCGAAACACAACTGGGGTTGGGAAAACTTTGTAATAGCTACAAAACCATTTCAGCTGCCTGCGTTTGTTGCACCCAAGATGGTTCAGCGAATTGAAGATCCGCTGGAAGAGTGGCCCGTAAAGGCATACGCTGCGAATGCCCTCGCAAAATCCGATGATCCAGACGTTATACCGAGAATCAGAGAACTGCTCGCCGATCCAATCGTGCAGATTCGCCAACACACGGCACTCGGTGTCGGCGAAGGCAAGCTCAGTGAATTCAAGGATGATCTTGTCAAAAAGATGCTCGGTGATGGCGAAGCCAACGCTGATGTGCGACGATGGGCAACACAAGGACTGGGAGACCTCGGTGATCCGTCCGTTGTACCAGCCCTTGCAGAGACGCTCAACAATGATGTTAATGTTATAGCACTCCGTCAGGATGCAGCACTTGCCCTTGGGAAGATTGGGGATGATGCGGCAGTCGCTGCGCTATCTGCAAAGCTGGAAGCCCTTCAGGCGAGCCAGTCGGAGAAGAAGTTGCGGATCGACATCCTCAAAGCATTGGGCGAAGCGAAGAGCCAAAAAGCTGTGCCGGTTCTCAAGGCAGCTCTCGAAGATTCGGATGGGGACATCCACTTCTGGGCAGCGGATGCTTTATATAAAATCACAGGTGATGGGCATGGATATCACCGTGTGGGCTAGGCTGTAACTTTGCTTTGCTTGAATAGGGAACAAGGAACGGGTGAACGTACATGGTAATCCCCTCATTGAAGAGCTGCTGAAATCCAAAAAAGGATCCGTATTCCAAGAATTTCCGCGTGAATGGATGAATCGTCGCTGGAACGAATTGGAGCGTGCCGCTCGTGCAGGAGATAAAAGAGCTAGGAAAGCCAGAAAGCTCTTAACGGATTGACGTTTCGCTAAATGAATGGAAGGTTAGACGTGTCCTCTCCAGATTTAAAAGAAAAAGACATTCCTATCACCGAGCTTGTCCATTTATGGAAACACCGCGATTCCCTAGCAATGATGCCGCCGGAAGGGTGGGAAACCGTAATCTCGATTATCCAAAGATTGCTTCCTGAGTACGGTGTGCGAGATTTTACGAACCTAGAAAACGATCGCTGTTACGTGGTCGAAGTGTTGCTGCATCAAGGACAAACGGATTTTCTGGACGATGGCATAGACCTTTTAGCTCAGAACGGCGGGAAGGTGCGCGTCCTACAAGCCTTTGTCAGCCACATTGCCCCCTATTATTATCACTATGTGTGGGAGATGTTCACGAATGGTGCCGATGAGGAACTGATGTTTGTATATCCTAAAAAATCGCGGTTATTACAGAAAGAAAGGCAGATTGCGTTCCTCGTTGAGCGACTACTCAACAGTTTCGGCTATAAGCTGCTTTCTCCACGCGCAGCAGCGACGATTATTCCAGAGATCGAGACGGAGTGCCTCGAAAAAGGTGAGGTGGCAGTTTTTCATCTGTTATTTAGCGAGTTGTTTTCTGTACATTAGGCTATCTGAATCTGGGTTCGCAATCAGGGCAACACACCCATGCTATAGCCCGCTCAAACCAATGAAAGGAGTATAAAAAGGTGAAGTCAAACCCAAACCGGCTAATTGATCATTTCTTTCAAATGCAGGAAGAAATCGATCGTCTTTTCGATGATTTTATGGAGCCATCCCAGGATTTAACAACTGAGACAGCGCATTGGCGACCACCGATGGACATCTATGAGACGGTCGATAGTTTTGTTGTCAAGATTGAAATTGCGGGTATAGAACCGAGTGAAGATCTCAAAATCCAACTGAATCGAAATGTCTTGACCCTCAAAGGATACCGACAAGAGAGAACTGTCTTAAAAAAAGAACACTACCATCAAGCCGAATTAAACTACGGTCCCTTTGAGCGATCAATTGTGTTACCGAATATCTTGGCGGATGATGTGGAGCCGGTTGCAAATTATGCAAATGGCTTTCTTGAAATCCATATCCCAAAGGCACGGGTAAATAAACCAAAGGAGATTGTCGTCCAAGCCACGCAAGAGTTAGAGGTAGGAGCAACTGAAGACCCAGAACGAAAGGAGCTTGATGATGGCATCGAAAGATGAAAACAGACTAGAAACGAACGTTGAAGAACCGAAAGAAATGCCAATTATTCCTGTTCCGGGCGATCTGGTTATCTTTCCGTATATGCCGCCGGTCCCCCCGTTTCCGCCGCATCACGTTGTGTTATCGGGGGAGAGTATTACAGCGGCTGTCGATGAAGCACTAATTGATGGTTCGCGGCTGCTCTGCATCTTTAGGCTCCAGTCGGAGGAAGACAAACCGGCATTGACGGTTGAAGACTTTAATCCTGTTGGAACGCAGATTTATATTATTAAGTGTCGCAAAGAGGATGAAAATGTCCTGTTCCTCGCACAGGGACGTGCAAGGGTTCAGATTGAAGAGATTACGCAGACTGATCCATTTATCAAAGGGCGTGTGCAGATCATTGAAGAAAAAGAGGAAGAAAAGACCGTTGAAGTCGAAGCCTTGATGCGCAGCGCAGCTTCTCTATTCCAAAAGATCGTTGAGCTTTCATCACGATATCAGGAAGAGTTCAGCATTATCGCAGACAATATTGAGGAACCGGGGCGGCTCGCAGATTATATCGCCGCAACACTCGATCTCAAACCTGAAGATAAGCAGGTACTGTTGGAAGCCATCTCTCCCACAGATCGGTTAGCTCAATTAATCATCTCGCTCACTAAAGAACTAGACCTGCTGGAACTAGAAAGCAAGATTCAGTCTGATGCCCAAGGCGTGATTAACCAAGGGCAGCGCGAATACTTCCTCCGCGAACAGATGAAAGCCATCCAAAAGGAGCTCGGTGAGACTGATGATCTGTTGCTAGAGGTTGAGGAGATGCGTGAACAGATTGAAAAGGCAAATATGCCCGAAAAAGTGCACGCTGTCGCAGAAAAAGAACTCAATCGCCTCTCCAAAATGCACTCAGCCTCCCCAGAGTCAACCGTTTCTCGAAATTACCTTGATTGGCTCATCAATCTGCCTTGGGATGTCAGCACAGAGGATCATCTTGATATTGCTCACGCGAAACAGATCCTTGATGAAGATCACTATGATCTCGAAAAGGTCAAAGACCGTATTCTGGAATACCTTGCGGTGCGGATGCTCAAGGAGGATATGAAGGGTCCCATCCTCTGCTTTGTGGGACCACCGGGGGTCGGCAAAACCTCGTTGGGGGCATCAATCGCCAGAGCGATGGAGCGAAAATTTGTGCGAATCTCACTCGGTGGGGTTCACGACGAAGCGGAAATTCGGGGACACCGACGTACCTATATCGGCTCAATGCCGGGGCGTATCGTAAAGAGTCTACGTCAGGTGGGATCCAATAACCCGATTTTTATGTTGGACGAGATCGATAAGCTCGGTTCAGATTTCCGCGGCGACCCGGCTGCTGCGCTGCTTGAGGTGCTCGATCCAGAGCAAAACTTTGCTTTTGTGGACAACTACCTTGAAGTTGCCTTCGATCTCTCGAAGGTGATGTTCATTACCACAGCGAATCAGCTTCACACGATTCCTCCGGCTCTGCTTGACCGTCTCGAAATTCTCGAACTCCCCGGTTATACCGCCAACGAGAAATTGATGATCGCCAAGCAGTATCTCATCCCGCGCCAACTCGAAACGCACGGCATTGGAGAGGACGCGCTTTCAATTGCGGATGACGCGATTCATCAGGTGATCGACAAATATACCCGTGAGGCGGGTGTCCGAAATCTTGAGCGTGAGATGGGAGCGATCTGCCGAAAGGTTGCTCGCCAGATCGCCGAAGGAAAGGATACATCAACCGATGTGATCAGCGACGATGTGCCGGATTATCTAGGACCAGCCAAGTTCTTCTCTGAAATTGCTGAACGGAAGGAAGAGATTGGTGTGGTCACCGGTATGTCTGCCACCGCTTATGGAGGTGAGATCCTGTTTATCGAAGCAACCAGCATGGCCGGTGAGGGAAAACTACTGCTCACAGGTCAGCTCGGCGATGTGATGCAGGAATCCGCCCAAGCCGCGCTGAGTTATGTCAAGTCTCAATCAGGGGCGTTACATTTCGCCCCCGATTTCTTCCAAAAGCATGACATCCACGTTCATGTGCCAGCCGGGGCAAGTCCGAAAGATGGGCCCTCCGCCGGTATCACCATTGCCACAGCGCTCGCTTCCTTGGTGACGAGACATAGCGTCATCCCTGAAGTTGCAATGACCGGCGAAATTACGTTGCGGGGGCGTGTGCTACCGATTGGGGGC includes the following:
- a CDS encoding HEAT repeat domain-containing protein, whose translation is MKQKLVLFISFVLAVGILTGCAEKEDRNILEARAAIAKVDYAAARSAIETAPNLPETQSLRALLQLHNASGWSTDAAAWHGTIQKVGDYLQPLNTDVKTLETQEDPDSDDLDRLERLIRSRNSIAGLLANGLAAAAEKSANLPSELVNQPDSAAIIGLLEAEKCFDPMASGAAMMLIQKLGNTPTVSGLLISATQHPDADIRKGAVRHLGDLEDPKLIPTFESILKNKNESPYVLYNVIVALERLREEPIVPALKLATQTNAGQVRMHAAKLIGQLKAEEAIPSLIHLLADLDANVRLASINALTEIGNVSIAPLIEVLDSGAQNVLPDENSTEFLQLTSEYQYLANAYIDPTRRKNHRINTQAAAAQALGALKAEEAIPRLISLLDNDDLRVSAGAALQAMKGVAIPGLVDALKDPRDDVRIRSAEVLTGIVDLRSVDGLSEALMTDARKDVRAAAAKTLGVLRGRGTDNIARDALIQGLKLDDTTAANAATALGEIQIGTDEAIQELITMAMDKRGRETVRNAALSALTRLAAAQAVQPMLLLMLSDETSPALRKSAVAALGEIKAPESVPALVWVLGTRYEDIKDFQRHLKRQYNTLARLKEAITNLGVEWTGEYAPPDYRTWGELKPIPSLVRSEVALSLGKIKGDAVVQPLIDALKEDERAAVRKSAAFALGDVGGALVVDPLIEALRNDKQGIVRQEAAVALGKIKGDKVIDPLLTTLKRDKFEGARKQAAIALRELPAELADDGLVDVLKKGWGTFEEKQEVLSVQTEVITSLTKLGRAVTAKSIINALKSVEDDWTRWKLVFALGRLEENEDSPVDAMIAELEHPNYVVRKEAVLGLGLSKDRKSLEILTQILEGKNEYKSIRASAATALGTLLDERAAPSLLAALDDKHIEVRAQAVTALGAIREARAIDKLVQLFYAPLEDKTVKAACVTALGLIGGEKAEAVLLDILETDTERGDIFTNAVTGLGELKSTKAVPALIEILEDQSLELDARWDALAKLSARVKAAIALANIKDQRAAEAFGRRLVDESEYVIAIVDKDGKKIPKHNWGWENFVIATKPFQLPAFVAPKMVQRIEDPLEEWPVKAYAANALAKSDDPDVIPRIRELLADPIVQIRQHTALGVGEGKLSEFKDDLVKKMLGDGEANADVRRWATQGLGDLGDPSVVPALAETLNNDVNVIALRQDAALALGKIGDDAAVAALSAKLEALQASQSEKKLRIDILKALGEAKSQKAVPVLKAALEDSDGDIHFWAADALYKITGDGHGYHRVG
- a CDS encoding Hsp20/alpha crystallin family protein encodes the protein MKSNPNRLIDHFFQMQEEIDRLFDDFMEPSQDLTTETAHWRPPMDIYETVDSFVVKIEIAGIEPSEDLKIQLNRNVLTLKGYRQERTVLKKEHYHQAELNYGPFERSIVLPNILADDVEPVANYANGFLEIHIPKARVNKPKEIVVQATQELEVGATEDPERKELDDGIER
- the lon gene encoding endopeptidase La, yielding MMASKDENRLETNVEEPKEMPIIPVPGDLVIFPYMPPVPPFPPHHVVLSGESITAAVDEALIDGSRLLCIFRLQSEEDKPALTVEDFNPVGTQIYIIKCRKEDENVLFLAQGRARVQIEEITQTDPFIKGRVQIIEEKEEEKTVEVEALMRSAASLFQKIVELSSRYQEEFSIIADNIEEPGRLADYIAATLDLKPEDKQVLLEAISPTDRLAQLIISLTKELDLLELESKIQSDAQGVINQGQREYFLREQMKAIQKELGETDDLLLEVEEMREQIEKANMPEKVHAVAEKELNRLSKMHSASPESTVSRNYLDWLINLPWDVSTEDHLDIAHAKQILDEDHYDLEKVKDRILEYLAVRMLKEDMKGPILCFVGPPGVGKTSLGASIARAMERKFVRISLGGVHDEAEIRGHRRTYIGSMPGRIVKSLRQVGSNNPIFMLDEIDKLGSDFRGDPAAALLEVLDPEQNFAFVDNYLEVAFDLSKVMFITTANQLHTIPPALLDRLEILELPGYTANEKLMIAKQYLIPRQLETHGIGEDALSIADDAIHQVIDKYTREAGVRNLEREMGAICRKVARQIAEGKDTSTDVISDDVPDYLGPAKFFSEIAERKEEIGVVTGMSATAYGGEILFIEATSMAGEGKLLLTGQLGDVMQESAQAALSYVKSQSGALHFAPDFFQKHDIHVHVPAGASPKDGPSAGITIATALASLVTRHSVIPEVAMTGEITLRGRVLPIGGLKEKTLAAKQAGIKTVILPERNQKDLVEVPDDAKEGLEFIFVGHVDEVLDRALKPGN